TGGCATTCTTTGGTTGCCACTTTGTGCATTGATGCAAGCCTGCCAtgcctttaaaacaaagagtATGTGTCAGCCGAGGGATGCTGAGTGATATGGAGATATTGGACACCAGGAGATGAGCCTGGAGGACCTGGAGCCCTGTTCCTGGTCGTGGGAACTCAAGCCCACGTACACACCCACATAGGTGTTTCTGTTTTGGCACAGGCTTTCCTTCCCTGAACTCCACAGAAATCTTGAAAGAACAGGTGAAAAGGGGTTTAGGTAAGGCTGCAGGCAGACTGCAAGGATAATTAATAGGGATTGCAGGAAGGGTTGGTGGCATCTCCAGGTAGGCAGAGGGAAGTCAAGTCAGAACATGTTGTGAGACTTTCATGGCAGCCGATGGAGATGATGATGTCCTGGCCTCACAGCCAGGTACTCCACTGGAAATACACTCATCAAATCAGTGCATGCCATGAGCTTGTATGAATAAAGTCTTGTGGCCTGACTATGGGTCTGGGAATTCGCAGGGTCTTATCTTGGTAAGCCACTGAATCATGGCTTGACTTGAGAAGAGGCACAAGATCTCCTGGGCTACAAAGCAGTGCAGCCAGCACATAAAGACTACTGTAGATCCAACTAGAAAACATGACGAGAAAATTTCCTGGGAAAACCAGTACAAATAGGGctgagctgttgaccacaacaGTATCAAGCAGAGCACTGAGGAGCTGTCTGTCTTGCTCATGCTGGTGAAGAGCTGTATCTCCACTACACAGCAGAACGGCTCATGTGGGCTTTctcccctctgccacaggcatcCCAGAGGATCGCCAACCAGCTGCATGGAACCATTGCCCTGATGAGACCCAGCTCCAGACCCTGCCTCCTGGAGAAAAGTCCTTCAGGGTCCGCAGTGTCCCCACCGGCAAGGAAGACTACTCTCCCACTGGAGCGTGAGCACAGCCCCAACCTTGAGGCGTAAGTTACCTACTCATAGGTCATGGTGTGTGTCTGATCCCTGGCAAGTTGCAGGCTGCAAAGAGATGGTTGGTATTGACTATACCTGCCCACCTTCTTCTCCAGAATTCTCCCACGGCCTTGGGGACAGGGTCTCCCAGTTTACACCAGCAAAAACCAACTAGAATCTGGTCCAACAAGAACAGCCTCTCATTACTCCAGCTTTGTCAGATGGATCCAGAAAGTGAACCGAGTGCCCCCACCTCCAGCCCACAGGACTTGCCTCTCTGGAGGCAGCAATCACTGCTCCTCCCTCTCTATTCTAATGGGCCTTTCTGCAGGGCTCAGCACTTCCCCCGGGGTTGTCCTCCCCATAGATTTCAGAAGCACTGAGCAAAGTTGGTGAGTTCACCTGTAGAGACAGACGGTTTCCCAGAGTGGGAGTAGATGTGCCGAGCGTTCCCAGGAAAAGCTTGCATGCACAGAAGCTGCCACATAACCAGCAATAGCTGGGGCATGGTTTGCAGGGCAGGTTCACGCACCGTACCAGCCTTCTTTGTGTGGCTGTACAAACCTCCCATTAAGTGAGAttaggggagggagggagggctgTTGCTCTCTCCTGGAACTCTTCCAGCCCACCAAGGCACTATGGGGTAGTTAGAATGTTTCTGGCTGTAAGGCATGGTTTGACAAGTGACTCCTCAACAGCAGTACTGACACGAGCGGTCACTGCATGCCTCTACTTGCTCAAGCCCATGCCTGGAGCTGCCATGGCCCAGATACAGGAGACCACTTGGATGCTGGGATGGTGATGGTTTCCTGTGGTACGCACAGTGTGGAGACCTGCTGATGGCTGTCTGATCCCTGCACCATCAGAACCATtctctccagagcagagctTGAATGCAACGGTGGTGCGCAGGGCCAGGAGCTGCAATGGGCAGAGGGTTATAGAAAGAACAGGGGAGACCACAGACATcaccagcaggagctgggaccTCATGTGAAAATTCTCTAATtaacgtgatttttttttttctccctgcttcttTTAGTTATTTAACAGCAAGCAAGCTGGACACCCCCAAGGTTGCTCCATCCTATGAAAACCTGAAAACCCGGAGAGAGCAGATCTGCCTCCTCCACAAGCAGCTCTCCCTGCACCAGCTGGGGCTGGTGAGCAATTGTGTCTCAGCCGAccaggacagcagcagcttctcaagCCATTTGCTCAGGGTCAAAGACACTGACAGCAGGACACAGTCGCGCGATGGCTGGGAAGATCGTGCCGCCTTGCTGAAGCTCCCTGCTGCCATGATGTATGCGAGGGATCAGcacctggaggagaagctgcGCCTCCTCAAGCACAGGGAGCGGCTGCAGCATTTCCTCatgcagcagtgccagccagGCCAGAGGGGAGATAAAGATCCAAAACTCACACCTGAGGAGCGGCCCCTCTCCCCATGGCCAAGCATCATGCTGGGATGCAAGGGGGAAGGGTCCTTCCTAGAGAATGCCATGgatgggaaggaagagaaagagcttTGGCTGAGCCAGGAGGCCTCTAAGCTTCGAGAAAAAGTAGAGGCATCAAGGGATGATGCTGCAGATGCGCCTCTGGATCTGTCAGATGCCGGCCGTTGCAGGGAAATGTGCTGGCACAGTCGCCAGGAGGCACGAAGGGCCAGCAGCCCACGGCTGAGCCCCAAGGAGAACCCTTCCATACCTGCAGTCCATGGCCCCTGCAGGAGACACAGGGTGGAGATTAATGACTTGCGCTTCCCCTACCACTGTCCCAACGCCTCCCAGGTACTGCCTGGTGCTgtcaaggaggaaaaggaggaggatgaagctGTGGTGAGTACAGCTCATGTTGGCATCAACCGTGGTCCCCTCCCCGGGGAGTCTGGAGCTGGTGCTGGCATTATGACCACCATTAACGTCACGTGGAAGGATGGCTTTACTGTGTGTGAAGCCAACAGGGATGTGTTTGCACACGGTAAAGCTGTGGCTGTTCAGCCCTGGCCCTTGCCCTCCACCTCCCCCCCAGTGCCCATGGGGTTCCAGATCCCAGGACCAGCATGTGGCAGCGCCTGTGCCCTGTCTCGCAGGTCGATGCAGAAGGGGTGCTGGGCTCCCCTGCAACCCACCACAAACACATGGAAACACCTCTGCCATGCTTGTCCCGCAGGTGTCACAGTCATCGTGTAGGGACTGGGGACATCTCTCTATACCTGCCTGGGGAAGGCAGCATTTGTGCTCTCTGTATCTTACAGCTCACTCTTTCACGGACACATCTGACAAACAAATCCATGTCGAGCAACCCAGAGGCCCTTCCAGAGACCGGGGTGAGACTGGCTGTCagtgcagagaaggaagaaccaGGTAAAAAGCCCCAGGCAAACATGACATTTGGGACAGCAAGAACAAAATGTGGATTTTGgtggaggtctcttccagcccagaaCTCTCTGGG
Above is a genomic segment from Cuculus canorus isolate bCucCan1 chromosome 16, bCucCan1.pri, whole genome shotgun sequence containing:
- the RBBP8NL gene encoding RBBP8 N-terminal-like protein, which produces MTTEGFAELLNKLKEIHEKEVQGLQSKLTELTTEKCRDAQRIEELFAKNHQLREQQKVLKENVKVLENRLRAGLCDRCMVTQELAKKKQNEYETSHLQSLQHIFILTNEMNRLREENKTLKEELKSLKESTKPPGVTSRESSSTSSSPLALLSPESRNASVEKAAHRGAEEIHHEAPGLELGEDKPAGQRSPPSSRTSPSTVLQEVSLAEIASQRIANQLHGTIALMRPSSRPCLLEKSPSGSAVSPPARKTTLPLEREHSPNLEAYLTASKLDTPKVAPSYENLKTRREQICLLHKQLSLHQLGLVSNCVSADQDSSSFSSHLLRVKDTDSRTQSRDGWEDRAALLKLPAAMMYARDQHLEEKLRLLKHRERLQHFLMQQCQPGQRGDKDPKLTPEERPLSPWPSIMLGCKGEGSFLENAMDGKEEKELWLSQEASKLREKVEASRDDAADAPLDLSDAGRCREMCWHSRQEARRASSPRLSPKENPSIPAVHGPCRRHRVEINDLRFPYHCPNASQVLPGAVKEEKEEDEAVLTLSRTHLTNKSMSSNPEALPETGVRLAVSAEKEEPDDDGAESGKQESDEADTTDSEVAAPYEDEVLQEAQSEGKYFCTKDKAHALQKKRKRGQDAWTKGAKKSMRGRKKVKAEPCSAGITKESENCSISHNDTSEDS